The Salvelinus namaycush isolate Seneca chromosome 1, SaNama_1.0, whole genome shotgun sequence genome has a window encoding:
- the LOC120021716 gene encoding general transcription factor II-I repeat domain-containing protein 2-like produces MAKRKAENRSFLDKWEAEYLFTYVKDKPVCLVCGVNVAVSKEYNIRRHYETKHHDKYKDLDMTQRSQKVEEMKRSLVSQQNMFKKATSQSEAAVKASYIVAAEIAKSARPFNEGEFVKKCMMKVCDLVCPEKKQAFSNVSLSRNTVADRTCDLATNLYDQLMEKGKDFVAFSLAVDESCDASDTAQLSVFIRGVDSNLCVTEELLGFKSMHGTTTGKEIFEEVSKCVTEIKLPWDKLVGLTTDGAPAMCGKKSGLVDMVREKMREENCAGELTVYHCIIHQESLCAKALKMEHVMTTVTQVVNFIRAKGLNHRQFKFFLEECGSEYADVPYHTEVRWLSRGKVLNRCFELREEICKFLETKGKDTAELREQKFLCELAFLCDISSHLDALNLQLQGRGRIITDMYAAVRAFKTKLCLWENQMLQGNPCHFPCCQTIKAQISTAVFPCAQFAEKLSVLAAEFSRRFADFDVQKCRFELLSNPFAVDVENAPTNIQMELIELQCNDTLKSKYDAVGAAQFPRFIPDTMPQLRTQAAQMLSMFGSTYLCEQLFSSMKMTKTTHRRRLTDEHLRSILRISSAQSLSPDIDELASKKRCQVSGLGTSD; encoded by the coding sequence ATGGCGAAAAGAAAGGCAGAAAACAGGAGCTTTCTGGACAAGTGGGAGGCAGAATATCTGTTTACATATGTAAAAGACAAacctgtttgtcttgtttgtggagTCAACGTGGCTGTAAGTAAGGAGTACAACATTAGACGACACTATGAAACGAAACACCATGACAAATACAAGGACCTGGACATGACTCAAAGGAGCCAGAAAGTAGAGGAGATGAAAAGAAGTTTGGTTTCACAACAGAATATGTTCAAAAAAGCCACATCACAAAGTGAGGCTGCTGTAAAGGCTAGTTATATAGTGGCAGCAGAGATCGCAAAATCAGCCCGGCCCTTTAATGAGGGAGAGTTCGTGAAAAAGTGCATGATGAAAGTTTGTGACCTCGTATGCCCAGAGAAAAAGCAAGCATTTTCAAACGTGAGCCTGAGCAGGAACACAGTAGCTGATCGCACATGTGATCTTGCCACCAATCTGTATGACCAGCTGAtggaaaagggaaaagatttcgtTGCGTTCTCCCTCGCTGTGGATGAGAGCTGCGACGCATCTGATACTGCTCAGCTGTCAGTCTTCATCCGTGGAGTGGACTCAAATCTGTGTGTTACGGAGGAGCTATTGGGATTCAAATCAATGCATGGCacaaccacaggaaaggaaatctTTGAGGAGGTTTCCAAATGTGTAACTGAAATAAAGCTGCCGTGGGATAAACTCGTTGGATTAACGACAGATGGTGCGCCAGCGATGTGCGGTAAAAAGAGTGGACTGGTGGACATGGTTCGGGAGAAGATGCGGGAAGAGAACTGTGCAGGTGAGCTAACTGTTTACCACTGCATCATACATCAGGAATCACTGTGTGCCAAAGCCCTAAAGATGGAACATGTTATGACCACAGTAACACAGGTAGTTAACTTTATAAGAGCCAAAGGTCTGAATCACCGCCAGTTTAAATTTTTTCTAGAGGAGTGTGGTTCGGAATACGCAGACGTGCCGTATCACACAGAGGTGAGATGGCTAAGCAGAGGAAAAGTACTGAACAGATGTTTCGAGCTGCGTGAGGAAATATGTAAATTCCTGGAAACCAAAGGGAAGGATACAGCAGAGCTCCGGGAGCAAAAGTTTCTGTGTGAGCTGGCCTTTCTCTGTGACATCTCGAGCCATCTCGATGCGCTGAACCTGCAGCTTCAGGGGCGGGGGCGCATCATCACAGACATGTACGCTGCAGTGAGGGCCTTTAAAACTAAACTGTGCCTGTGGGAGAATCAGATGCTGCAAGGAAACCCTTGCCATTTTCCCTGCTGCCAAACCATAAAAGCGCAGATCTCTACCGCCGTGTTCCCATGCGCACAGTTTGCTGAAAAACTCAGTGTTCTCGCCGCTGAGTTTAGCCGGCGATTTGCCGACTTCGATGTCCAGAAATGTAGGTTTGAACTGCTTAGTAATCCCTTCGCAGTTGATGTGGAAAATGCACCAACCAACATCCAAATGGAGCTGATTGAACTCCAGTGCAACGACACGCTGAAGTCAAAGTATGATGCTGTGGGCGCCGCACAGTTTCCACGGTTCATCCCTGACACAATGCCTCAGCTCCGCACCCAAGCTGCTCAGATGCTCTCCATGTTCGGCAGCACTTATCTATGCGAGCAACTTTTCTCCTCGATGAAGATGACCAAAACAACTCACAGGAGACGTCTGACTGATGAACACCTTCGCTCGATACTGAGGATTTCTTCAGCTCAGAGCCTGAGCCCAGACATTGATGAACTAGCATCCAAGAAGAGATGCCAGGTATCTGGCTTGGGCACATCAGATTAG
- the gtf2h3 gene encoding general transcription factor IIH subunit 3, with translation MVMASEDEVSLLVIVVDVNPIWWGQQANREPQFTLSKCLDAVMVMGNSHLVMTRTNKLAIIASHCQESHFLYPCKLWKSGDGHGDDNASTSGDGKYELLSVANDFIAEEIKNLMSRTEVKGNQTDTLLAGSLAKALCYIHRVAKELEAGQEIKSRILVVKAAEDCALQYMNFMNVIFAAQKQSILIDACVLDSDSGLLQQACDITGGLYLKIPQKIALAQYLLWVFLPDSDQRSQLVLPPPVHVDYRAACFCHRNLIEIGYVCSVCLSIFCNFSPICTTCETAFKIPLPQVVKSKKKKLKPST, from the exons ATGGTGATGGCGTCGG AGGATGAAGTCAGTCTTCTGGTCATTGTTGTGGATGTCAATCCCATATGGTGGGGTCAGCAAGCTAATCGAGAACCTCAG TTCACCCTGTCCAAGTGTCTGGATGCAGTCATGGTGATGGGTAACTCCCACCTGGTCATGACTAGGACCAACAAGCTGGCCATAATTGCCAGCCATTGTCAGGAAAG TCATTTTCTGTATCCTTGTAAGCTCTGGAAATCTGGAGATGGTCATGGGGATGACAATGCATCAACAAGTGGGGATGGCAAGTATGAGCTATTGTCAGTTGCCAATGACTTCATTGCAGAAGAGATCAAGAATCTCATGTCAAGAA CTGAAGTGAAGGGAAATCAGACAGACACACTATTGGCGGGATCACTTGCTAAAGCTCTCTGCT ATATCCATAGAGTCGCAAAGGAGCTGGAAG CCGGACAAGAAATTAAGTCAAGGATATTG GTCGTTAAAGCAGCAGAAGACTGTGCCTTGCAATATATGAACTTCATGAATGTGATCTTCGCTGCCCAGAAGCAG AGCATCCTAATAGACGCCTGTGTGTTGGACTCGGACTCGGGTCTCCTCCAACAG GCCTGTGACATAACTGGAGGATTGTACTTGAAGATACCACAGAAGATTGCCTTGGCACAATATCTTCTG TGGGTATTCCTGCCAGACTCTGACCAACGCTCCCAACTGGTGCTGCCACCTCCTGTACATGTGGATTACAGAGCAGCATGCTTTTGCCACAGAAACCTCATTGAGATTGGTTATGTCTGCTCAGTGTGTTTGTCAA TATTCTGCAACTTCAGTCCCATCTGCACAACGTGCGA GACTGCCTTCAAAATTCCATTGCCCCAGGTGGTGAAGTCAAAGAAGAAGAAACTCAAGCCATCAACGTGA